One genomic region from Drosophila subpulchrella strain 33 F10 #4 breed RU33 chromosome 2R, RU_Dsub_v1.1 Primary Assembly, whole genome shotgun sequence encodes:
- the LOC119550041 gene encoding probable cytochrome P450 4aa1, which translates to MFVEKVLERATKLELCSILILVVISLSIYTFYATLSSYLRSVILSLRLTGPPSLPLLGNCMLVTDKDLMNKCAGKAFDLYGSLVRIWVLLFPFFAVLEPEDLQVILSSKKHTNKVFFYRLMHNFLGDGLITSSGSKWSNHRRLIQPAFHHSLLEKFIDTFVDASQSLYENLDASAVGSEINIAKYVNSCVLDILNEAVLGVPIKKKGQEAVSMEDSPFRQGKLMMPTRFTHPWLLLDGIYHWTKMASDELNQKKRLNDFTRKMIQRRRQIQNNNNGNGERKCLLDHMIEISESNPDFTEEDIVNEACTFMLAGQDSVGAAVAFTLFLLTQNPDCQERCLQELETIFGGSNRAPSMTDLHEMRYMEMCIKEALRLYPSVPLIARKLGEEVRLANHTLPAGSNVFICPYATHRLARIYPDPEKFLPERFSPENSENRHPYAFIPFSAGPRYCIGNRFAIMEIKTIVSRLLRSFQLLPVPGKTTIAATFRITLRASGGLWVRLKPRDHPLTDH; encoded by the exons CTAGAACGCGCTACCAAGTTGGAGCTGTGCTCGATCCTGATCCTCGTGGTCATTAGCCTGAGTATCTACACCTTCTACGCCACCTTGAGTTCATACCTGAGATCGGTGATCTTATCGCTAAGGCTCACGGGTCCACCATCGCTCCCTCTTTTAGGAAACTGCATGCTGGTCACGGATAAGGACT TGATGAATAAATGCGCTGGAAAAGCCTTTGATTTATATGGATCTCTGGTGCGGATCTGGGTGCTACTCTTTCCCTTCTTTGCCGTACTGGAGCCGGAGGACCTGCAGGTTATACTCTCCTCCAAGAAGCACACCAACAAGGTGTTCTTCTACCGGCTGATGCACAACTTTCTGGGTGACGGGCTGATAACCAGCAGTGGCTCCAAGTGGAGTAACCATCGCCGGCTCATCCAGCCAGCCTTTCATCACAGCCTGTTGGAGAAGTTCATAGACACCTTTGTGGATGCCTCGCAGTCGCTCTACGAGAATCTAGATGCCTCCGCCGTCGGCTCAGAGATCAATATCGCCAAATATGTAAACAGCTGTGTGCTGGACATACTCAATG AGGCCGTTTTGGGAGTGCCCATCAAGAAAAAGGGCCAGGAGGCGGTCAGCATGGAGGATTCACCCTTCCGCCAGGGCAAGCTTATGATGCCCACGCGGTTCACCCATCCCTGGCTGCTGCTGGACGGGATCTACCACTGGACCAAGATGGCCAGCGATGAGCTTAACCAGAAGAAGCGACTTAACGACTTCACTCGCAAGATGATCCAGCGACGTCGTCAGATCCAGAACAATAACAATGGGAATGGCGAGCGGAAGTGCCTGCTGGACCACATGATCGAGATCTCCGAGAGCAATCCGGACTTCACGGAGGAGGATATCGTCAATGAGGCCTGCACCTTCATGCTGGCTGGCCAGGATTCGGTGGGCGCCGCCGTGGCCTTCACTCTCTTTCTGCTCACTCAAAATCCCGATTGCCAGGAACGCTGTCTCCAAGAGCTGGAGACCATCTTCGGGGGCAGCAATAGGGCCCCCTCGATGACCGATCTGCACGAGATGCGCTACATGGAGATGTGCATCAAGGAGGCACTGCGTCTGTACCCCAGTGTCCCGCTGATTGCCCGCAAGCTGGGCGAGGAGGTTCGCTTGGCGAATCACACTCTGCCCGCCGGGAGCAACGTCTTTATCTGCCCCTATGCCACCCATCGTCTTGCCCGCATCTATCCCGATCCGGAGAAGTTCCTGCCGGAGAGGTTTTCGCCAGAGAACTCGGAGAACCGCCACCCGTACGCCTTCATTCCGTTCAGCGCCGGACCGAGGTACTGCATCGGCAACCGGTTCGCCATCATGGAGATCAAGACCATTGTGTCGCGGCTGCTGCGCAGCTTCCAGTTGCTTCCAGTCCCCGGAAAGACCACCATTGCGGCCACCTTCCGGATCACGCTGAGAGCCTCCGGCGGACTGTGGGTGCGCCTCAAGCCCCGCGATCATCCGCTAACCGATCACTGA
- the LOC119550040 gene encoding myosin light chain kinase, smooth muscle isoform X15, whose product MRDVTASRSGEICLQVKHPQAETRRIPATRTYTTLLVLPAIRGNSSSSSLAARSCILRRPEDCTALIGGHVRLSVRYEPFPGTKVIWYKACHPIVESSNVTIRTSGQQSTLYITDISADDSGKYTVEVMNDYGVEASAASVAVEGPPEPPSGQPSVSLGPDRVAVAWCGPPYDGGCMITGFIIEMQTIGEDCDKDNWQQVTRVVDTLAYTVKNLQPQLQYRFRIRAENIHGRSEPGQASELVQITSKPQRTTADVTDHFGQSVSVQSGGDFKSRFEIIEELGKGRFGIVYKVQERGQPEQLLAAKVIKCIKSQDRQKVLEEISIMRSLQHPKLLQLAASFESPREIVMVMEYITGGELFERVVADDFTLTEMDCILFLRQVCDGVAYMHSQSVVHLDLKPENIMCHTRTSHQIKIIDFGLAQRLDTKAPVRVLFGTPEFIPPEIISYEPIGFKSDMWSVGVICYVLLSGLSPFMGDTDVETFSNITRADYDYDDEAFDCVSQEAKDFISQLLVHRKEERLTAQQCLESKWLCQRHDDHLSNNKICTDKLKKFIIRRKWQKTGNAIRALGRMASLSVSRRNSAIAMGALSSPRPSISGLSMLTASAIGIGMSSQMTSLHEEEDDFSVEMPPVEKRTVLKLRDKSQCSERSDSGYSECSNCSGAQETLLLSLAKSKLEAIAKASSSSPTVVQDAELHPVTLELPAKGGEAIMRSDFTNTIKMRKKSLEDSAAREKPKAKPQVKPLCESKLKVSQLKDRFQVSPPASASASAANKPPLAFEPFKIAKVASVGRISRTEESGKTGRGTASSLPSGSSKGRPPQARSMPSSPLPQRSATPTRLMSQRVREAAERLAQQHTVASAQRQFGNAKSIGNGNGNGNTANTETGRESRARRLINRFNNETQHITS is encoded by the exons ATGCGTGACGTCACCGCGTCAAGGAGCGGAGAGATCTGCCTGCAGGTGAAGCACCCCCAGGCGGAAACCCGGCGCATACCCGCCACCCGTACTTACACCACCCTCCTGGTACTGCCCGCCATCAGGGGCAACAGCTCCAGCTCCTCGCTGGCGGCCAGAAGCTGCATTTTGAGACGCCCCGAGGACTGCACCGCCCTCATCGGTGGACATGTTCGGCTGAGCGTTCGCTACGAGCCATTCCCGGGCACCAAAGTCATCTGGTACAAGGCG TGCCATCCCATTGTGGAGAGCTCCAATGTGACGATCCGGACTTCGGGCCAACAGTCGACGCTCTACATCACGGACATCTCGGCGGACGACAGTGGCAAGTACACGGTGGAGGTGATGAATGACTACGGCGTGGAGGCTTCGGCTGCCTCGGTGGCAGTTGAGGGTCCTCCAGAGCCACCAAGTGGCCAACCCAGCGTCTCCCTAGGACCAGATCGCGTGGCAGTAGCCTGGTGCGGTCCACCCTACGACGGTGGCTGTATGATCACGGGCTTCAT CATTGAGATGCAGACCATTGGTGAGGACTGCGATAAGGACAACTGGCAGCAGGTGACCCGCGTGGTGGACACCCTGGCCTACACCGTCAAGAACCTCCAGCCGCAGCTGCAATACCGATTCAGGATTCGTGCTGAGAATATCCACGGACGCAGTGAACCCGGTCAGGCCAGCGAACTGGTGCAGATCACCAGCAAGCCACAGAGGACCACAGCGGATGTCACCGATCATTTCGGCCAGTCGGTGAGCGTCCAATCCGGCGGAGACTTCAAGTCGCGATTCGAGATCATCGAGGAGCTGGGCAAAGGACGCTTTGGCATCGTCTACAAGGTGCAGGAGCGCGGTCAGCCGGAGCAGCTGCTGGCTGCCAAGGTGATCAAGTGCATCaagtcacaggatcgtcagaaGGTGCTCGAGGAGATCTCCATCATGCGTTCACTGCAGCATCCGAAACTGCTCCAACTAGCAGCCTCCTTCGAAAGTCCCAGGGAGATTGTCATGGTGATGGAGTA CATTACTGGCGGTGAGCTATTTGAACGCGTGGTGGCTGACGACTTCACCCTGACCGAAATGGACTGCATCCTGTTCCTGCGACAGGTTTGCGATGGAGTGGCCTACATGCACAGCCAGAGTGTGGTGCATCTGGACCTGAAGCCCGAGAACATTATGTGCCATACCCGCACCAGCCACCAGATCAAGATCATTGACTTTGGCCTGGCCCAACGGCTGGATACGAAAGCGCCCGTCCGCGTCCTCTTTGGAACGCCCGAGTTTATACCACCAGAGATCATTAGCTACGAACCCATTGGATTTAAGTCCGATATGTGGAGCGTAGGTGTCATATGCTATGTGCT GCTATCGGGTCTTTCCCCCTTCATGGGCGACACCGATGTGGAAACCTTCTCGAACATTACAAGAGCCGATTACGACTACGATGACGAGGCCTTCGACTGCGT TTCCCAGGAGGCCAAGGACTTTATCTCACAGTTGCTGGTGCACCGAAAGGAGGAGCGCCTGACCGCCCAGCAGTGCCTGGAATCCAAGTGGTTGTGCCAGCGCCACGATGACCATCTCAGTAACAACAAGATCTGCACGGACAAGCTGAAGAAGTTCATCATTCGGCGCAAGTGGCAG AAAACGGGCAATGCCATCCGTGCTCTTGGACGCATGGCCAGTTTGTCGGTGTCGCGAAGGAACTCAGCCATTGCCATGGGCGCACTGAGTAGTCCAAGGCCCTCGATTTCGGGACTGAGCATGCTGACGGCCAGTGCCATTGGCATTGGGATGAGTTCCCAGATGACATCCCTCCACGAAGAGGAGGACGACTTCAGCGTGGAGATGCCGCCAGTGGAGAAGCGTACCGTACTTAAGCTGCGCGATAAATCACAGTGCAGTGAGCGAAGTGACTCCGGCTACAGCGAGTGCTCCAACTGCAGTGGAGCCCAGGAGACGCTGCTCCTCTCGTTGGCCAAGTCAAAGCTGGAGGCGATTGCCAAGGCGAGCTCCTCCTCGCCCACCGTTGTCCAGGACGCGGAGCTTCACCCTGTCACCCTGGAACTGCCCGCCAAGGGCGGCGAGGCCATCATGCGATCCGACTTCACCAACACCATCAAGATGCGGAAAAAGTCACTGGAGGACAGTGCCGCCCGGGAGAAGCCTAAGGCCAAGCCCCAGGTCAAGCCTCTGTGTGAGTCCAAGCTGAAGGTGTCCCAGCTGAAGGACAGGTTCCAGGTGTCCCCTCCTGCTTCTGCATCCGCATCCGCTGCTAACAAACCTCCGCTTGCCTTTGAGCCCTTCAAAATAGCCAAGGTGGCGAGTGTGGGACGCATCAGTAGAA CAGAGGAGTCGGGGAAAACGGGACGAGGCACCGCTTCCAGCCTGCCCAGTGGATCCTCCAAAGGCAGACCTCCTCAGGCGCGGTCCATGCCCAGCTCTCCGCTGCCCCAGCGATCCGCCACGCCGACGCGGCTGATGAGCCAGCGGGTCCGCGAGGCCGCCGAGCGACTTGCCCAACAGCACACGGTGGCCAGTGCTCAGCGGCAGTTTGGCAATGCCAAAAGTATtggcaatggcaatggcaatggGAACACGGCGAACACGGAGACAGGTCGCGAATCACGCGCTCGACGTCTCATCAACCGATTCAACAACGAAACGCAGCATATCACGTCCTAG
- the LOC119550040 gene encoding myosin light chain kinase, smooth muscle isoform X14: MSQLESYPENGIRLLRMRDVTASRSGEICLQVKHPQAETRRIPATRTYTTLLVLPAIRGNSSSSSLAARSCILRRPEDCTALIGGHVRLSVRYEPFPGTKVIWYKACHPIVESSNVTIRTSGQQSTLYITDISADDSGKYTVEVMNDYGVEASAASVAVEGPPEPPSGQPSVSLGPDRVAVAWCGPPYDGGCMITGFIIEMQTIGEDCDKDNWQQVTRVVDTLAYTVKNLQPQLQYRFRIRAENIHGRSEPGQASELVQITSKPQRTTADVTDHFGQSVSVQSGGDFKSRFEIIEELGKGRFGIVYKVQERGQPEQLLAAKVIKCIKSQDRQKVLEEISIMRSLQHPKLLQLAASFESPREIVMVMEYITGGELFERVVADDFTLTEMDCILFLRQVCDGVAYMHSQSVVHLDLKPENIMCHTRTSHQIKIIDFGLAQRLDTKAPVRVLFGTPEFIPPEIISYEPIGFKSDMWSVGVICYVLLSGLSPFMGDTDVETFSNITRADYDYDDEAFDCVSQEAKDFISQLLVHRKEERLTAQQCLESKWLCQRHDDHLSNNKICTDKLKKFIIRRKWQKTGNAIRALGRMASLSVSRRNSAIAMGALSSPRPSISGLSMLTASAIGIGMSSQMTSLHEEEDDFSVEMPPVEKRTVLKLRDKSQCSERSDSGYSECSNCSGAQETLLLSLAKSKLEAIAKASSSSPTVVQDAELHPVTLELPAKGGEAIMRSDFTNTIKMRKKSLEDSAAREKPKAKPQVKPLCESKLKVSQLKDRFQVSPPASASASAANKPPLAFEPFKIAKVASVGRISRTEESGKTGRGTASSLPSGSSKGRPPQARSMPSSPLPQRSATPTRLMSQRVREAAERLAQQHTVASAQRQFGNAKSIGNGNGNGNTANTETGRESRARRLINRFNNETQHITS, translated from the exons ATGTCACAG TTGGAGTCATATCCAGAGAACGGCATTCGGCTTCTGCGCATGCGTGACGTCACCGCGTCAAGGAGCGGAGAGATCTGCCTGCAGGTGAAGCACCCCCAGGCGGAAACCCGGCGCATACCCGCCACCCGTACTTACACCACCCTCCTGGTACTGCCCGCCATCAGGGGCAACAGCTCCAGCTCCTCGCTGGCGGCCAGAAGCTGCATTTTGAGACGCCCCGAGGACTGCACCGCCCTCATCGGTGGACATGTTCGGCTGAGCGTTCGCTACGAGCCATTCCCGGGCACCAAAGTCATCTGGTACAAGGCG TGCCATCCCATTGTGGAGAGCTCCAATGTGACGATCCGGACTTCGGGCCAACAGTCGACGCTCTACATCACGGACATCTCGGCGGACGACAGTGGCAAGTACACGGTGGAGGTGATGAATGACTACGGCGTGGAGGCTTCGGCTGCCTCGGTGGCAGTTGAGGGTCCTCCAGAGCCACCAAGTGGCCAACCCAGCGTCTCCCTAGGACCAGATCGCGTGGCAGTAGCCTGGTGCGGTCCACCCTACGACGGTGGCTGTATGATCACGGGCTTCAT CATTGAGATGCAGACCATTGGTGAGGACTGCGATAAGGACAACTGGCAGCAGGTGACCCGCGTGGTGGACACCCTGGCCTACACCGTCAAGAACCTCCAGCCGCAGCTGCAATACCGATTCAGGATTCGTGCTGAGAATATCCACGGACGCAGTGAACCCGGTCAGGCCAGCGAACTGGTGCAGATCACCAGCAAGCCACAGAGGACCACAGCGGATGTCACCGATCATTTCGGCCAGTCGGTGAGCGTCCAATCCGGCGGAGACTTCAAGTCGCGATTCGAGATCATCGAGGAGCTGGGCAAAGGACGCTTTGGCATCGTCTACAAGGTGCAGGAGCGCGGTCAGCCGGAGCAGCTGCTGGCTGCCAAGGTGATCAAGTGCATCaagtcacaggatcgtcagaaGGTGCTCGAGGAGATCTCCATCATGCGTTCACTGCAGCATCCGAAACTGCTCCAACTAGCAGCCTCCTTCGAAAGTCCCAGGGAGATTGTCATGGTGATGGAGTA CATTACTGGCGGTGAGCTATTTGAACGCGTGGTGGCTGACGACTTCACCCTGACCGAAATGGACTGCATCCTGTTCCTGCGACAGGTTTGCGATGGAGTGGCCTACATGCACAGCCAGAGTGTGGTGCATCTGGACCTGAAGCCCGAGAACATTATGTGCCATACCCGCACCAGCCACCAGATCAAGATCATTGACTTTGGCCTGGCCCAACGGCTGGATACGAAAGCGCCCGTCCGCGTCCTCTTTGGAACGCCCGAGTTTATACCACCAGAGATCATTAGCTACGAACCCATTGGATTTAAGTCCGATATGTGGAGCGTAGGTGTCATATGCTATGTGCT GCTATCGGGTCTTTCCCCCTTCATGGGCGACACCGATGTGGAAACCTTCTCGAACATTACAAGAGCCGATTACGACTACGATGACGAGGCCTTCGACTGCGT TTCCCAGGAGGCCAAGGACTTTATCTCACAGTTGCTGGTGCACCGAAAGGAGGAGCGCCTGACCGCCCAGCAGTGCCTGGAATCCAAGTGGTTGTGCCAGCGCCACGATGACCATCTCAGTAACAACAAGATCTGCACGGACAAGCTGAAGAAGTTCATCATTCGGCGCAAGTGGCAG AAAACGGGCAATGCCATCCGTGCTCTTGGACGCATGGCCAGTTTGTCGGTGTCGCGAAGGAACTCAGCCATTGCCATGGGCGCACTGAGTAGTCCAAGGCCCTCGATTTCGGGACTGAGCATGCTGACGGCCAGTGCCATTGGCATTGGGATGAGTTCCCAGATGACATCCCTCCACGAAGAGGAGGACGACTTCAGCGTGGAGATGCCGCCAGTGGAGAAGCGTACCGTACTTAAGCTGCGCGATAAATCACAGTGCAGTGAGCGAAGTGACTCCGGCTACAGCGAGTGCTCCAACTGCAGTGGAGCCCAGGAGACGCTGCTCCTCTCGTTGGCCAAGTCAAAGCTGGAGGCGATTGCCAAGGCGAGCTCCTCCTCGCCCACCGTTGTCCAGGACGCGGAGCTTCACCCTGTCACCCTGGAACTGCCCGCCAAGGGCGGCGAGGCCATCATGCGATCCGACTTCACCAACACCATCAAGATGCGGAAAAAGTCACTGGAGGACAGTGCCGCCCGGGAGAAGCCTAAGGCCAAGCCCCAGGTCAAGCCTCTGTGTGAGTCCAAGCTGAAGGTGTCCCAGCTGAAGGACAGGTTCCAGGTGTCCCCTCCTGCTTCTGCATCCGCATCCGCTGCTAACAAACCTCCGCTTGCCTTTGAGCCCTTCAAAATAGCCAAGGTGGCGAGTGTGGGACGCATCAGTAGAA CAGAGGAGTCGGGGAAAACGGGACGAGGCACCGCTTCCAGCCTGCCCAGTGGATCCTCCAAAGGCAGACCTCCTCAGGCGCGGTCCATGCCCAGCTCTCCGCTGCCCCAGCGATCCGCCACGCCGACGCGGCTGATGAGCCAGCGGGTCCGCGAGGCCGCCGAGCGACTTGCCCAACAGCACACGGTGGCCAGTGCTCAGCGGCAGTTTGGCAATGCCAAAAGTATtggcaatggcaatggcaatggGAACACGGCGAACACGGAGACAGGTCGCGAATCACGCGCTCGACGTCTCATCAACCGATTCAACAACGAAACGCAGCATATCACGTCCTAG